Below is a window of Rhodopseudomonas sp. P2A-2r DNA.
ATGTTTTCTGAACAATGGCGGCAGCCGGTTGCAGGCGGCCATTCCGCAGCCCGGATGAGCTGTTGCGACATCGGGGCGGCCCATCGATATGGGCTGCCCGGATGCCCTCGCCGGGCTGCGCCGGAGCTTCAGTATTTCAACAATCTGGCGCCGGCGAGCGCGCCGACCGCAGTGACCAATGCGGTCGCCAGCGTGTACCAGGTGGCCACGAACAGCGGCGAGTCGTCGACGCAATGCGCGGCATAGAGCGTTGCCGCCAGCCCCGCCGACAGCAGGCCGGCCAGCGCCCCGGCCAGCGCCGGCTGCGCCGGCGCGCCATGGCGTAGCGCCAGCAGCGTCGCGGCGAGGATCGGCAGCGACAGCACGGGAATCGCGGTGAGGCACAGCATGGAATTGCGGCCCACCAGCCGCGCCATCATCGGCATGCGCTGGGGCAACATCATCTCGGCGACAATCGCGATGACCAGGATGAATGGCGACAGCAGCAACAACCAGATCCAGCGTCCCAGCACCGCCTCCGGCCGCGACAGATGCAGGCTGATCACGATGGCCGGAATCGCCAGCGCCAAGGTCACCACGAATTTGAGGTCGAAGAACGGATTGCGCATCGCGGTCATGAAATTCGGACGGAAGCCGAGGGTGACCAGCAGCATTGCCGCCGCGACCGGTAACGCCACCAGCAAGGCCATCGCCAGCACGGTGCCGACGGGGAAGGCGCGGGACTCGTTGTCCGCGGCCAGGGTCTGGATCAGGCGATCGGTATCCATCGTCATTCCTTCCGCAACTTCGCCGCGAGGCTGGCCAGCCCGCGATGCAGCGCCACCCGCACCGCGCCTTCGCTCATGGTCAGCTTCGCAGCGGTCTCCCGGATCGAGGCGCTGTTCACCGCGATCGACTGCAGCACATCGCGCTGTCGCGCCGGCAGCGCCTCGAGATGCCCCGCGATCTCGCCCACCGGCAAGGTCTCGGCCACCGGCTCGCTCGGCAGCACTTCGGCGAAATCGTCGATATTGACGAACACCCGACGGCCGCGGCGGCGCAGCGCATCGATCAGCTTGTTGCGGGCGATGGCGAACAACCACGGCGCGAACGGCGCCTCGGCGTTCCACGTCTGCCGCTTCAAATGTACTGCCAGCAAGATCTCCTGCACGATGTCCTCGGCCTGATCGGGAGGTTGCCCGGCACGCGCCAGTCCGCGGCGCGCACCCGCGCGCAGCACCGGCGTCACGGCTTTGAGAAGACGGTGGTAAGCGATGCTGTCGCCTGCATTGGCCGCCAGCATCAGGTCCGTCCATTCGTCGTCGCGTCCGTGCAAGCGCCCTCACAAACTGTTCGGCTCGGCCATCGATTTGTTACACCCCCGATGAAGAAAAAGGGCACGACAGTTCTCCTAGCACTGTTCCCCACGTCTTGCTCGCGCGTTGATTCCAAAGCCGAATTTTGCCGGCCCCGGTTTCGCTGCCGCGTTTTTGCCGGACTCTCCCGAAGATTCCCTTTTTTGCCCCGCTGTGAACACGCCCGCAGTCTCCCTTGGCGCCGTTGGGGACGGACATTTTGGGGAGACATCCATGACCATCGCAACCAGCGGGCGCTCGGCGCTGATTCTTGCAGCAGGACTGTGGCTCTGCGTCGCCGGACCGATGCACGCGACCGAATCCGATGCCAGCCCGGCCGATTCGTCGGCGAAGGCCGATGGTGCAACGGGCAAGCCGATCGCGCTGAACAAGTTCGCCAAGCCGCACCACACCCGCAAGACCGCCAAGGCCGCGAAACCCGACAAGGCGGCGAAGGCCGCCGCGACGACGAATTCCGACGCCAAGAACGTCGAGAACGCCAAGAGCGTCGACACCAACAGCACCAATCCGATGCCCCCGCGGTCGCCAACGCCAACGCTCAGTTGCCCGCGGATGCACCGGCCGAAACGCCCCAGTCCGTATCGGCCAAGGCCGACAGCGTGTTCAAGGGCATCGGTGGCGCCCCCGCCGTGACAGAACCTGCCGCCGACCCGGGCGCGCAGGTGGTGGCAGCCGATCAGCTCAACGAGCTCGATCGCGCCATCACCGACGACAAGCCGGCTTTAGCGGGCGACAAGCCGGCCTTGACCCTCGCCTCCGCGACCATCGATGCACCCGTGGTGGTGAGCCAATCGAACAGCACGACGCTCGAGCAGACCTCGCTGATCGGCAAGATCTTCATCGCCTTCGGCGGCCTGCTGACGCTGGCCTCCGCGGCACGGATGTTCATCGCCTAGAATTTTCGGGACCCGGATGCGGCGCATCCGGGTCCCTCCCCTTGAAGCTCATCCCGCCAACGGGCACATTGCGCGCGGCCACTCGGCCGTCAGAACAATGCGGGATGAAACATGAGCAGCTTCGAACACATCATCGTCGAACGTACCGGTGCCGTCGCGGTGCTGCGCCTCAACCGTCCGAAGATGCTCAACGCCCTGTCGTTCGGCGTATTCTCCGAAATCAAACTCGCGATCGACGCGCTCGAGGCCGATGACGCCGTCGGCTGCATCGTGCTGACCGGCAGCGAAAAGGCATCGCCGCGGGCGCCGACATCAAGGAGATGCAGCCGAAGAGCTTCATCGACATGTTCAGCAGCGACTTCACCCAGATCGGCGGCGACCGCGTCGCCACCTGCACCAAGCCGACCATCGCCGCGGTGAGCGGCTATGCGCTGGGCGGCGGCTGCGAACTGGCGATGATGTGCGACATCATCATCGCCGCCGACACCGCGAAATTCGGCCAGCCGGAGATCACGCTGGGCACCATTCCCGGCATCGGCGGCACCCAGCGCCTGACCCGCGCCATCGGCAAGTCCAAGGCCATGGACCTGTGCCTCACCGGCCGCATGATGGACGCCGCGGAAGCTGAACGTTCGGGGCTGGTCAGCCGCATCGTGCCGGCGGACAAGTTGATGGAAGAGGTCATGGCGATGGCTGAGAAGATCGCCGGCATGTCGCGGCCGGTTGCGACTATGGCCAAGAGCGCCGTCAACCGCGCCTTCGAAACGCCGCTGACCGAGGGCCTCAAGGTCGAGCGCGACCTGTTCCACGCCACCTTCGCCCTGGAGGATCGTTCAGAAGGCATGGCGGCGTTCATCGAGAAGCGCAAGCCGGTCAACAAGAACCGCTGAGCTTCTGCTGCAACCGCAGGGTGGGTCAGGCGCGCTTGCGCCGTAACCCACCGGTGTGGCTTTGGCTGTCATCGCGCGCGGATGGCGGGTTACGCGCTTCGCGCGAACCCACCCCGCGGCTGTTGCGCTAAAATCGCCCTGTCATGAATGTCTGGCAGAGACACGCCAGCCATGGCTGAGGCGCCCGAACGGTTGCCGGCAGACGTCGATACCATCCCCAAGCCTGGTCCCGACGATGTGGCGACGACGCCACACACGGCAGGAAACGGTGCGGGTTTATTGTCGCATTCCCCGCCTCCGCCGTTCGCCGTAGGGTCCTGACTCATCAAGCAAATCGGAGCCGCGAAATGCCCTGTGGGGAACCGCACGCGAAGCCCGGCTTGTGCGCCGGATGGTTTGCCTGACAAGGCAACGCCCTCTAAACATCAATTGACGTCGGCGGGGGCAGATGTCGGAATTGTTCAGGATCACATGGTGCGTCATCACGAGAGATCAGGCCTCGCCGGACGGCGCGTGCCGCGAATGGGCATCACCATCAGGGCACTGACGCTCGGCGTCTCCGCTTTGGCCGCAATGTCCGCCACCACCGCGGCACAAGCCGAGACCGTGGCGGAAGCACTGGCCAAGGCCTACCAGTCCAACCCGCAGCTCAATGCCGAGCGAGCCCGCCAGCGCGCCACCGATGAAGGCGTGCCGCAGGCGATGGCCGGCTACCGGCCGCAGGTGGCCGCGACCCTGGGCGTCGGCCTGCAGGCGGTGCGCAACCTGTTGCCCGACAACACCATCCAGGGCGCCACCCTGAAGCCGTGGACCATCGGCGTCACCGTGACGCAGACCCTGTTCAATGGCTTCAAGACCGCCAACAGCGTGCGCGTCGCCGAATTTCAGGTGCAGTCCGGCCGCGAGGCGCTGCGCAACGTCGGCCAGGGTGTGCTGCTCGATGCGGTCACCGTCTACACCAACGTGCTCGCCAACCAGTCGCTGGTGGAGGCGCAGCGCGCCAACGTCGCCTCCTTGCGCGAGACCCAGGGCATCGCCCAGAAGCGGCTCAATGCCGGCGACGTGACGCCCACCGACCTGTCGCAGGCCGACGCGCGGTTTGCCCGCGGCCAGGCCGACCTCAACGCCGCCGAGGTCAGCCTGGCGATCAGCCAGGCCACCTATGCGCAGATTGTCGGCAATCTTCCGTCGCGCCTCAGCCCCGCCGAGCCGGTCGACCGGCTGCTGCCGCGCAGCCGCGAAGAGGCCACCGCGCAGGCCTTCAAGGCCAATCCCGCGGTGCTGGCTGCCGGCTACGACGTCGACGTCGCCACCACCACCATCAGCGTTGCCGAGAGCAGCCTGTATCCGACCGTCACCCTGCAAGGGAGCGCCAGCCGCTCCAACGATACTGACCAGACGCTGGGTACCAAACGCACCGACCAGGCCTCGATCCTCGGCCAGGCCACGGTGCCGATCTATGACGGCGGCCTCGCCGCAGCGCAGACCCGTCAGGCCAAGGAACTGTCGGCGCAAAGCCGCCTGGTGCTCGAACAGGTGCGCAACCAGGCGCGCACCGCCGCCATCGGCGCCTGGGTGTCCAACGAGGGCGCCAAGGCCGCGGTCGCTGCCGCTGAGGCTGAGGTGCGCGCCGCCGGCGTTGCGTTGCAGGGCGTGCAGCGCGAGGCCCAGGGCGGCCAGCGTACCACCGTCGACGTATTGAACTCACAACAGGACCTGGTGTCCGCCAAGGCGCGGCTGATCGGCGCGCAGCGCGACCGCGTCATCGCCTCCTACCAGTTGCTGGCGGCGGTCGGAAAGCTTGACGTCCGGACGCTCGGCCTCAACACGCCGGACTACCTGCCGGAAGTGCACTACCATCAGGTCCGCGACGCCTGGCATGGCCTGCGCACGCCGTCGGGGAAGTAGCGGCGTCTCCAGGTTGATCGAGACCTTCAAGGAAGCGCACCGCAAGTCCTGATCGCGCTTCCGCGGAAATGCGCCCTCTGGTAATCTGACACTCCCGGAGAATAACCAGGAGTGAGAATCAGGTGAGGATCGCATGATGAAGACATGGACTCTCGGCTGCGCCATGGCGCTGCTCGCTTGCACAACCGCCGGCGCGCAAGACTGGACCAAATCCAAGTGGGGCCCCGACGACGAGATCGGCGCCGCCAACTACATGAAGCCGGAACTGGTGCTGAAGGCGGCGCAACTGGTGAAGACCGGAAAGGCCTATGCGCTGGGCTTTCCCGTCGGCGCGGAGATGCCGGCCTATCCGCCGCGCGGCTTCAAGATCACCGTGGTGCAGCCCGGCCAGGCCGGCATCCCCGGCATTGGCCCCAACAAGGCGACCTACAATGACGACATGCTGCAGGGCTGGGTCGGCGTCGGCAGCCAGATGGACGGCCTCGGCCATCTCGGCATCGAACACGTCTACTACAACGGCAACAAACTGGCCGATTTCGCCGACCCCACCGGGCTGAAGAAGCTCGGTATCGACAAGGTGCCGCCGCTCGTCAGCCGCGGCGTGCTGCTCGATATGGCCGCTTACTACGGCACCGACGTGGTCAAGGAAGGTACCGCTTTCAACACCAAGGAAATCGAGGAGGTGGCGAAAAAGCAGGGCGTCGAGATCCGCGAAGGCGACGTGGTGCTGTTTCATACCGGCTGGGCGGGCCTGATCGGCAAGGACAATACGCGCTTCGGTGCCGGCGAACCGGGACTGGGCGTCGAAGGCGCAAAATACCTCACAGGCAAGGGCGTGGTGGCCGTCGGCGCCGATACCTGGGGCGTGGAGGTGGTGCCCTTCGAGACCAACAACGTGTTCGAGGTGCACCAGATCCTGCTGGCGATGAACGGCACCTACATTCTCGAAGTCATGAACACGGCCGATCTGGCAAAGGACAAGGCCTACGAGTTTCTGTTCGTGCTCGGCCAGCCGCGCTTCAAGGGCGGCGTGCAGAGCATGATCAACCCGGTGGCGATCCGCTGATGAGGTGCTGACGGCGGGCCGTCAGTTCGGCGTGCCCGCCGCCAGCCAGGCGGCGATGGTGGCGCGCTCCTCGGGCGTCATCTCGGTGACGTTGCCGGGCGGCATGGCGCTCGACCAGGCGGCGTTGCGCCCGATCAGGCGGGCGTAGCGCTTGATGTGCGCGGCATCGTCGAGCTGTACGTTCTTCGGCGCGGTGACGATTCCCGACCATGACGGCTCGACGGCATGGCACATGCTGCAGCGGGTCGACACGATCTCCTCCACCATGGCGAAGGTCGGCGTCGCCGATGCGGCCGCCCCGCTCGCGATGCGTGGCCCTGTCCCGGACAGCAGCAGGATGGCGATCATGCCGGCCGCGGCAACGCCCCACACCCACCACGGCGACGGCTTGTCGGCGTGGCGCTGGTTGAAGAAGTGGCGGATCACCGGCCCGAGCGCCAGCACGATGGCCACGATCAGCCAGTTGTAGCGGGTGGCGTAGAGCAGCGGGTAGTGGTTGCTGATCATCAACACGATCACCGGCAGCGTCAGGTAGTTGTTGTGCACCGAGCGCAGCTTGCCGGCCTCGCCCCAGGCCGGATTGGGCGTCTCGCCCTTGAGCAAGGCGGCGACGATCTTCTTCTGGTTCGGAATGATCGTGGCGAACACGTTGGCGACCATGATGGTGCCGACGATGGCGCCGATCTGGTTGAAGGCGCCGCGGCCGCTCAGCACATGGGTGAAGGCATAGGTCAGCGCCACCAGGAAGACATAGCCGCCGATCGAGAACGCCAGTTCGTTGCGGGCGAGGCCGGAGCGGCATGCCGCCTCATACAGCAGCCAGGCCAGCGCCAGGCTGACGAGACTGAACAGGCCGGCCTGGATCGCCGTGAGGTCGAGCACCGACTTGTCCACCAGAAACAAGTCGGCCTCGAGGTAATAGACGATCAGCATCAGCACGAAGCCGGACAGCCAGGTGGTATATGCCTCCCACTTGAACCAGGTCAGTTCGTCCGGCATCGCCTTCGGCGCCACCATGTATTTGACGATGCGGTAGAAGCCGCCGCCATGGACCTGCCAGGCCTCGCCCTTGACGCCATCGGGCAGATCGCGGCCCGGCTTCAGGCTGAGGTCGAGGTGGATGAAGTAGAACGAACTGCCGATCCAGGCCATGGCGGCAACGACGTGCAGCCAGCGGAAGATCAAGCTGCCCCATTCGGTGAGGATCGATTCCCAGAGCATCGGTGGCAAGGTCCAGTTCGGGCGGGGTCATGGCGTGATGGCAGCACTATTCATGCATGATGCATGCCGGACGGGCCACCGGCAACCCGTATCCACGACGGCGAACGCGATCTCCACGATGGCATGATCGCCACCAACCGCGCAGCGGTCAGGGCCGCCTCGCCCTGGCCATGGCGCTGGTCAGCGCCGCGATCAGCCCGTCGATATCGTAGGGCTTGCGCACGATCGGCACCTCGGCGAGCGACGGCGGGATCAGGCTGCTTTCGCCGTAGCCGGTCGCGAAGACGAACGGGATGCCCTGCTCCTTCAAGGCATGCGCGACCGGCAGCGAACTGCCGTTGCCGAGATTGACATCGAGGATGGCGACGTCGGGCCGAATGATCGACAGGCTGTGCAGCGCTTCCTTGACGGACGACGCCGTCTCGACATTCGAGGCGCCCTCGTTGGCCAGCATGGTCTGGACATCCATGGCGATCAGCAGCTGGTCCTCGACCATCAGCACGCTGAGGCCGCGCATCGAAGCCATCGGCTTGTCCTCGACCGCGCGCGGCGGGGCCACCGCTACAGGCGCCGCGTCGGGCCAGGTCACAAACCGCGCCGGGATCAGCAGCCGAACGCTGACGCCGTCCGGCGCGTAGTCGACGTCGCTTTGGCCACCGAGATCGTAGGGGATGCTGCGGCCGATCAGCATCGAGCCGAAGCCTGTCCGCTCCGGCGGCGCGACCGCCGGTCCGCCACGCTCGATCCAATTGATGTGGCAATCGTCCTGCCCGGTGCGCTCCCAGCGCAGCGAGAGCCGTCCGCCGTGGAACGACAGCGCGCCGTACTTGGCGGCATTGGTGGCCAGTTCGTGCAGCACCAGCGCCAGCACCGAATAAGCGCGCGCGTCGAGCTGCACGTCGGGGCCGTCCACGGCGATCTCTGCCACCGTACCGCGGTACGGCGACAGTTCGGCATCGAGCAGCGCTTTCAATGCGCCGCCGCCGGCGCCGCGGATCACCTGGTCATGGGCCAGCGACAGCGCCTGGATGCGTCCCTTCAACGACACCACGTAGTCCGCAATGCTGCGTCCGTTGGCGACCGGATGCGACACCAGCGACTTGATCAGAGCGAGGATGTTCTTGACGCGATGGTTGAGCTCCTCGTTGAGCATCTTCTGGCGCAGGTCGGCCTTGTGCCGCTCATCCGCCAGCACCTCGTTGTGCCGCAGCACCACCTCCACCAGCGCGGCGCGGACCGCTTCCGCGCTGTCGCGCTCGCCCTGCAGCCACGGCAGCGACTGTCGCTCCACTTCCTGCTTCCAGATCGCGAAGCTCTTGCGCGGCGTCAGCCGGTCGCCGAGCGGACCGCTCTCATAGGTCTTGTTGGGATCGCCGCCCCAGTTGACGGTCTGCGCGACCTCGCGGCGGAAAAATAGCAAATAGTCGCGCGGCAGTTGCGACAGCGGAACTGCGAGCACACCCGACACCTCCGCGCGATAGCCATCGGCGCTGGGCAACCGTTCCGACAGCGCACTGGTCGCCCAGACCCGCCCCTCCGCCACCGAGCTGATGAAGGCCATCAGCCCGGGCACCGCGCCGGGCGGCGGCGCGCTGCCGTGAGACGTCCAGCTCTTGTTGAACAACAGGCCGACGCCGTCGCACGACATCAGCTCGCCGAAATCGGCGATGCTGCTCTTCAGCAAATCCTCGGCATCGGCATGATGCGAGACGCTGTGCAGCAGCCGGTCGAGATAGCGTTGCGCCCGCTCGCTGGCTTCCAGCTTGCGCTTCTGCACCACCGCCTGCAATTGCAGCGAAAAGAACTCGCCGAACATCTCGGCGGCAACGCGCTTTTCCATGGACAGCGTGCGCGGCTCGTAGTGGTGGCAGGCGATCAGCCCCCACAGTCTGCCGTCGCTGACGATGGAGATCGACATCGAGGCGCCGACCCCCATGTTGCGCAGGTATTCGCAATGCACGGAAGAGACGCTGCGCAGGTGCGCGTAGGACAGGTCGAGCGGCTCTCCGGACTGGTCCAGCACCGGCTCGATGGCGATGCGCTCGCCATTGGCGTTCGCGACGATGCGCAGCGTGTTCTGCAGGTACAGCACCCGCGCCTGCTGCGGGATATCGCTGGCCGGAAAATGCTGGCCGAGAAAGCTCACCAGATCGCCGCGCCTGGCCTCGCTGATCACCTCGCCGGAACCGTCCTCGGCGAAACGATAGACCATCACACGGTCATAGCCGAGTGCTGCGCGCAGCAGCCGCGGCGCGGTGGCAAACAGCGTTTCGAGCGTCGAACACTGCCCGATCCGTCCGATCAGTAGCCGCGCCAGTTCCAGCGGCGGCGTGGCATCAGCCGCATCGACTGGTTCAAATTCGATGATGTTGACGCCCTGATGGCGGTGCGCCGCGATGTTGAAAATCAGCGGAGAATGCGCGACGCTGACGCCGAGCAACAGGCCGGCACGCGTCATGTTGCCCCACTTCGCGATGGCATTGCCGATGTCGTGGGCCGCCGTCGCGCCAATCAACGCGTCGAGCGTGCGTCCGTTGATCTCGGAACTGCCGAGACCCAGCATCTGCCCGGCATTGACCGAGTGCCGCCGCACCGTCCCCAGCGAACTGTCGCAGGCCAGCAGGCAGCCATGGGCCTGCACGCTGCCGGGCACATGGATGGGTTCGCGATCGCAATTGGAGAGATCGACGGCGGTATCGAGCATGTCGTGCATGTTGATCTCTGGACGCGGCATTGCAAATGCCGCCACCTTCCATTCGCCGGTACGCGAGGAGCGCCGGTCTATCCTGCGGGAAGAGCATAACGGCAGAGTGGCCGGTTTGGATCCACGGAGGACTGGAAAAACGCCCGAGCGCCCGATGGGGATCGCCGAATCAGCGTGTTCGCCGCGAGAAGAACGAGATCAGCACCGGCAGCGTGATCAGGATCACCAGCGGCGCCAGCATCATGCCGGTCACCACCACCACCGCCAACGGCTTCTGCACCTGAGAGCCTATGCCCGACGACATGGCCGCCGGCAGCAGACCGATACCCGCCACGATGCAGGTCATCAGCACCGGCCGCAACTGCAGCTCGCCGGTGCGGATCACTGCCTTGATACGGTCGAGTCCCTCGTCGATCAGCTGGTTATACTGCGACAGGATGATGATGCCGTCCATCACCGCGATACCGAACAGCGCGATGAAGCCGATCGCCGCCGACACGCTGAAGGGAATGCCGGAGATCAGCAGCCCGAGCACGCCGCCGAAGATCGCCATCGGGATCACGCTCATCGCCAGCATCGTATCGACCATCGATCCGAAGTTGAAGAACAGCAGCACACCGATCAGCGCGAGGCTGATCGGCACCACGATCGACAGCCGCTTGATCGCATCCTGCAGGTTGCCGAACTCGCCGACCCATTCGACCCGCGATCCCGGCGGCAGCTGGACCTGCGCGGCGACCTTGTCCTGGGCTTCGCGGATGGCGCTGCCGAGATCGCGCTCGCGCACCGAGAACTTGATCGGCAGATAGCGTTCCTGGCCTTCGCGATAGATATAGGCCGCGCCCGACACCAGCGAGATATTGGCAACCTCGCTGAGCGGAATCTGCGTGATGCTGCCGTTCGGACCGGGGGCACCGATGCGCAGGTTCTGGATCGCCTCGGCGCTCTTGCGATATTCCGGTGCCAGCCGGACGATGATCGGGAAATGCCGGTCGCTACCCGGCTCGTAGAGATCGCCGGCGGTGTCGCCGCCGATCGCCACCTTGATGGTGGCGTTGATGTCGCCGGGCGCCAGACCGTAACGGGCGGCCTTGGCGCGATCGATATCGATCTGGATGGTGGGCTGGCCGAGCGAGGTGAAGACCGCAAGATCGGTGACGCCCTGCACGGTGGCCAGCACCGACTTGATCTTGTTGGCGGTGTCGGTCAGCGCCTGCAGGTCATTGCCGTACAGCTTGATGGAATTCTCGCCCTTCACGCCGGACACCGCCTCCGAGACGTTGTCCTGCAGATATTGCGAGAAGTTGAATTCGACGCCGGGGAATTTGGTCTGCAGGTCCGTCAGCAATTCGGCGGTCAGCCTGTCCTTGTCCTTGGTGTTCGGCCAATCCTTGACGGGCTTCAGCGGCGCGAAAAATTCGGCATTGAACAGGCCGGCCGCGTCGGTGCCGTCATCGGGACGGCCATGCTGCGACACCACCGACTCCACTTCGGGCCGGGCGCGGATCATGCGGCGCATCTCGTTGACGTAGGTGTTGCCCTCCTGCAGCGAGATCGTCGGCGGCAATGTGGCGCGGATCCACAGATTGCCCTCTTCCAGCTTCGGCAGGAATTCCAGCCCCAGCAGCCGGGCGCAGATCACCGTGAGCACCACGAGGCCGGCGGCGGCGCCCATCACCAGCTTGCGATGATCGACCGCCCAGTGCAGCGCCGGCATATAGAGCCTGTGGAACTGGCGCACGATCCAGGTCTCGGTCTCCTGCATGTGCGACGGCAGGATGAGGGCGCTCAGGGCCGGCGTCACGGTGAAGGTCGCGAGCAGGCCGCCGGCCAGCGCATAGGCATAGGTGCGCGCCATCGGCCCGAAGATGTTGCCCTCGACGCCCGACAGGGTGAACAGCGGCAGGAAGGCGGCGATGATGATGGCAGCAGCGAAGAAGATCGAGCGCGACACGTCGGCGGACGCGCTGAGGATGGCATGGCTCTTCATGCCCATCACGGTGTCGCGCGAAATGTGGCTGCGCTCGGCTTCCGACAGTTCGGTGGTATGCGACAGCCGGCGGAAGATCGCCTCCACCATGATCACCGTGGCATCGACGATCAGGCCGAAGTCGATGGCGCCGACCGACAGCAGGTTGGCGGACTCGCCGCGCAGCACCAGGATGATGACCGCGAAAAACAGCGCGAACGGAATCGTGGCGCCGACGATCAGCGCGCTTCTGAGGTTGCCGAGGAACAGCCACTGCAGCAGCACGATCAGGCCGATGCCGACCACCATGTTTTCCAGCACGGTGTGGGTGGTCAGGTCGATCAGGTCCTTGCGATCGTAGATGCGCTCGATCCTGACCCCTGGCGGCAGGATCGAGGAGTTGTTGATGGAGGCGACCAGCGCATGGACGCGCTCGATGGTCGG
It encodes the following:
- a CDS encoding efflux RND transporter permease subunit; protein product: MNRLVALAVNRRFLMVAMFVAVLIGGLIAFNQLNIEAYPDPTPPMVDIVTQSPGLSSEEIERYITIPIETQVAGIKNLKTIRTISLYGLSDVKLQFSFDYTYDEALQQVLNRLSQLSPLPGNVQPGISPLSAIGEIYRYRLVGPPNYSVLDLKTLQDWVLQRRFRAVPGVIDVTGWGGKTKTYELQVDFNKLVAFGLTLPQVLTAVGNANINVGGNTVNIGSQSAVVRGVGLIRSIDDLASTMITQSNGNPVLVKDVATVTIGEKPRLGIAGIDQADDIVQGIVLMRRGEKSSPTIERVHALVASINNSSILPPGVRIERIYDRKDLIDLTTHTVLENMVVGIGLIVLLQWLFLGNLRSALIVGATIPFALFFAVIILVLRGESANLLSVGAIDFGLIVDATVIMVEAIFRRLSHTTELSEAERSHISRDTVMGMKSHAILSASADVSRSIFFAAAIIIAAFLPLFTLSGVEGNIFGPMARTYAYALAGGLLATFTVTPALSALILPSHMQETETWIVRQFHRLYMPALHWAVDHRKLVMGAAAGLVVLTVICARLLGLEFLPKLEEGNLWIRATLPPTISLQEGNTYVNEMRRMIRARPEVESVVSQHGRPDDGTDAAGLFNAEFFAPLKPVKDWPNTKDKDRLTAELLTDLQTKFPGVEFNFSQYLQDNVSEAVSGVKGENSIKLYGNDLQALTDTANKIKSVLATVQGVTDLAVFTSLGQPTIQIDIDRAKAARYGLAPGDINATIKVAIGGDTAGDLYEPGSDRHFPIIVRLAPEYRKSAEAIQNLRIGAPGPNGSITQIPLSEVANISLVSGAAYIYREGQERYLPIKFSVRERDLGSAIREAQDKVAAQVQLPPGSRVEWVGEFGNLQDAIKRLSIVVPISLALIGVLLFFNFGSMVDTMLAMSVIPMAIFGGVLGLLISGIPFSVSAAIGFIALFGIAVMDGIIILSQYNQLIDEGLDRIKAVIRTGELQLRPVLMTCIVAGIGLLPAAMSSGIGSQVQKPLAVVVVTGMMLAPLVILITLPVLISFFSRRTR